A genomic stretch from Kwoniella europaea PYCC6329 chromosome 2, complete sequence includes:
- a CDS encoding rRNA 2'-O-methyltransferase fibrillarin — protein sequence MAFGDRGGRGGARGGGRGGFGGGRGGGGGGRGGFGGGGRGGFGGGGGRGGPRGGGAARGGRGAPRGGAGRGGGRGGKPGMGRKGPGAVTLEPHKHAGVYIAKGKEHLLVTRNMTPGESVYGEKRVSIASTNAEGEEEKIEYRVWNPFRSKLAAGILGGLDNIFIKPGAKVLYLGAASGSSVSHVSDIVGPDGVVYAVEFSHRPGRELIGMAKKRTNVVPIVDDARHPQKYRMLVQMVDVIFADVAQPDQARIIALNAHHFLKNGGGIVISIKANCIDSTAPAAQVFASEVNNMRKEGIKPKEQLTLEPYERDHAMVVGVYERHSGN from the exons ATGGCTTTCG GTGATCgaggaggacgaggtggtgcTCGAGGCGGAGGACGAGGAGGTTTCGGTGGAGGAcgtggtggtggcggtggtggtagaggtggattcggtggtggtggtagaggtggattcggtggtggtggtggaaggggtGGACCCAGAGGGGGTGGTGCCGCCAGGGGTGGTCGAGGTGCACCAAGAGGTGGtgctggaagaggtggtggtagaggtggtaaGCCAGGAATGGGTAGGAAGGGACCCGGTGCCGTCACACTCGAACCTCACAAGCACGCCGGTGTGTACATCGCCAAGGGTAAAGAACACCTTTTGGTCACTAGGAATATGACTCCAGGAGAATCAGTATACGGTGAAAAGAGAGTATCAATCGCTTCGACAAacgctgaaggtgaagaagagaaaatcgAATACAGAGTTTGGAATCCTTTCAGAAGTAAATTGGCGGCTGGTATCTTGGGTGGTTTAGATAACATCTTT ATCAAACCAGGTGCTAAAGTGCTCTATCTTGGTGCTGCTTCCGGTTCTTCCGTCTCTCACGTATCCGATATCGTCGGTCCAGATGGTGTAGTATACGCTGTTGAATTCTCCCACCGACCAGGTCGAGAATTGATCGGTATGGCTAAGAAGAGGACGAACGTTGTCC CAATCGTTGATGATGCCCGACACCCTCAAAAATACCGAATGCTCGTTCAAATGGTCGACGTGATCTTTGCCGATGTTgctcaacctgatcaagcGAGAATTATCGCTTTGAACGCCCATCATTTCCTAAAGAACGGAGGTGGTATCGTCATTTCCATCAAGGCAAACTGTATCGATTCTACCGCTCCTGCCGCTCAGGTATTCGCTAGTGAGGTCAACAAcatgaggaaagaaggtatcaaaCCTAAGG AACAACTTACCCTTGAACCGTATGAGAGAGATCACGCTATGGTAGTAGGAGTATACGAGAGACACTCGGGTAACTAG